In the genome of Phoenix dactylifera cultivar Barhee BC4 unplaced genomic scaffold, palm_55x_up_171113_PBpolish2nd_filt_p 001243F, whole genome shotgun sequence, the window TCACTTCCCTTCTCAACATGAGGTGGCAACCCCTTCACGGTTGCCACCCTATCAGTACTGCCCATAGAGTAAAATCGGGCCCAACCCCTCTAATTGGGCCTTAAAATATTGGGCTCAGTTTGTAGTGGGCCTGGAGATTAGATCCTcccccccttaaaataaatttcgtcctcgaaattataCATACCTCAATTTTCGAAGAGTTGGGGGTAACTTTGACGCATCTTCTCTTCAAGTTCTCAGGTGGCTTCCCGTTCAGTGTGGTTGGTCCATTGGATTTTGACGTAAGGAATGGTGTGCCTCCGAAGAATCTGCTCCTTATCGGCGATGCGCAAAGGGACTTCCTCATAGGTCAGGTCTTCATTTATCTGCAGAGGTTCATATTGTATtacatggctgggatctaggATGTACCTGCATAGGAGGGAGACGTGAAAGACGTCGTGTACGCTTGATAACTACGGAGGTAAGGCCAGCTTGTAGGCGACCTTGCTAACATTGGCGAGAACCTCGAATGGGCCGATGTATCGGGGACTCAACTTGTCGTGCCGCCCAAATCGGGTAACACCCCTTgaaggagaaatttttaggaagacaaAGTTTTCCTCCAAAAATTTCAATTCCCTTCTTCCTTTGTCAGCCCATCGTTTCTGTCGGTCCTGAGCGGCCTATAGTCTTCGGGTTATCATAAGAACTTTATCTCTAGTATTCTGAACGAATTCAGGATCCAGTAATTTTCGCTCTCCAACATCATCCCAAGCAGAGGAGATCAGCATTTTCTTCCATATAGAGCTTCATACGATGCCATTTGGATGCTGGAATGGTAACTGTTGTTGTAGGCAAACTCTACCAGAGGTATGTAGTTGTCCCAGCCTCCACCTAGGTCCATGGTACAAGCTCTCAGCATGTCTTCTAGAGTCTGGATTGTTCGTTCTGATTGATCGTCGGTCTAGGGGTGATATGTTGTACTAAGCCTTAATTCGGTACCCGTGGCCTTCTGAAAGCTTCCTCAGAATCTGGATACGAATCGGGGGTTGTGATCAGATACAATGCTCACCGGCACTCCATGTAGTAGCacaattttattaatatatatttgggCTAGCCTGTCAAATGAGGTTCCAACCCTAAAGGGTAGCAAGTGAGCTTACTTTGTGAGGCGgtcaacaatcacccacactgcatcatttctTTTTACTGTTCTTGGGAGCCCTATAACAAAGTCCATAGTAATATGCTTCCATTTCCATTCTGGAATTTCTAGTGGCTCTAGTAATCCTGCTGGCCTCTGCTGTTCTGCTTTTATCAGCTGACAGGTCATGCATcgggcaacatattcagctattTCTCTTTTCATACCCTTCCACCAGTAATGCTCTCGGAGGTTCCTGTACATCTTGGTACTGCCAGGGTGGATAGAAAAACGAGACTGGTGGGCTTCTCCTAGGATCTCCTTCTTCAATTCAGCATCAGCTGGAACATATAATCGATGACCGAACCTCAAGGTACCATCTGAGTGAATCTGGAGTTCGGGTCGTAACCCTTTCTTTACTTCATCCCTGAGTTGACCGGTGTGTACATCAGACTGCTAGGCGATCTTTATTCTGTCGATCAGTGTTGGTTGGATTCTCAGAGTGGCCAACAGACTCCTTGTAGTTTGTGCAACTACTTCAACCTGCAGCTTATCAAGATCCTTCTGAATCTGCGGCTAGGCGGTGAGTAGTGCAGCTGAACTTACCGCTGACTTTCTACTCAGAGCATCAGCCACCACGTTGGCTTTGCCTAGATGGTATTTAATACTCAAATCATAGTCCTTCAGAATTTCCAACCATCTTCTTTACCGCATATTCAATTCTTTCTGggtaaatttatattttaaactcTTATGGTTAGTGTATACCTCGCAATGCTCTCCATATAGGTAGTGCCTCCAGATCTTCAGGGCAAAGACCACTGCAGCCAACGCTAGGTCGTGGGTTGGATAATTTTGCTCATAGAATTTTAGCTGTCTAGAGGCATAGGCTACTACCTTGCCATTTTGTATTAATACACAGCCTAGTCTGATTTTGGAAGCATCACTATAAATAGTAAATTCCTTATTTGTGAATGGCAGAGTTAAAATTGGAGCAGATACTAACCTCTGTTTTAACTCCTGGAAGCTTTTCTCACGATTGCCGTCCCAAAAAAACTTGGCTCATTTTTTGGTCAAACGGATCAAAGGAGTGGCTATCTTGGAGAATCCTTCCACAAACCGTCGGTAATATCCGGCCAATACCAAAAAGCTTCTAATTTTCTTTGATATTGGTGGGACGAGGCCAATCTACCACTGTTTCTATCTTCTTGCGTTCCACCGACACTCTATCCTTGGAGATCACATGGTCGAGGAATGCCACGATGCTCAACCAGAACTCGCATTTGCTCAGCTTGGCATATAACCTTTTCTTCTGAAGGGTCTGAAGTACCATTCTCAAATGAACCTCATGCTCTTCCATGCTCCTTGAGTAAATCAGTATATCATCAATGAAGACTATCACGAACTGATCTAAATTCTGCTTGAAGACTCTAttcattaagtccataaaaGTAGCCGGAGCATTggtcagtccaaaaggcataactAGAAATTCATAATGCCCATACCTGGTTCGAAATGTAGTCTTTGGCATGTCATCAACCTTAATTTTTAACTGATGGTAATCGGACTGTaaatctatcttggagaagacttgggTGCCTTGCAATTGGTCAAACAGGTCGTCGATCCGAGATAGaggatatttgttctttattgttaTCTTGTTCAATTCCTGGTAATCGATGCACAGCCGCATGCTCCCATCCTTCTTTTTTACAAACAGTACTGGAGCTCTCCATGGAGACACACTAGGTTGGATAaactttttatctaaaagttctTGTAGTTGTGTCTTTAATTCTCTTAGCTCAGCAGGGGCCATTCGATAAGGAGCTTTGGAAATAGGTCATGCTCTTGGTGCGAGGTCAATAGTGAATTCGACTTTCCGATCAGGGGTAATACCgataatttctcaaaaaaaacatCCGGATATTCTCTGACTACCGGAATATCTTCTAGTTTAATCTCCTTTTAGGTATCCACTACCCATGCCAGATAAGCCGTACAACCCTTTCTTAGTGCCCTGGCGGCTCGCAAGGCAGAAATGAAATGCAGTGTCGACTTACATTGAGGGGGTGTATCGTCATTCGGGAAGAAGAACTCTGGTTCTCCTAGCATTCGAAATACCGCTTTCTTATGGTAAGTCAATATGGGCGTGGTACTAGGACATCCAGTCCATTCCCAAAATGATGTCAAAATCATGCATGTCAAGCTGTAGAAGATTTACTTctaattctttttcttccaactgAATTATGCAGTTCTTGTATTTAGTGTCAACTATTACTGTTTCTTGGAGGGGCGTGGCAACATGCAATGGTTCTATTTTCTCATATGTGCAATGTAACTGTTTGGAAAAACTAACTGACACGAAGGAATGTGTGGAACCAGAATCAAACAGAATAGAggcatcaatcgaattgactggcagtgtacctgtcaccacttgGTCGCTCGCATTGGCGTCCTGGCGAGTCAGCGCGAACACTCGAGGGTTGTTCCTTGGCCTCTGGCCCTCAGGGGTGGAAGGTCTGGGTGCTCTCCTTGGGCAGCCCCATGCTATATGTCCAATCTGCCCGCAAGTAAAACAGGCCCCAATTTTCTTCAGACAAGGCCCACTATGATGCTTGCCGCAGCTAGGGCAACCTCGATTCTATCTTTTCATAATTATGGGGCCCTTGATGCCTCTGGGCCTACTGCTCTGCCCTCTTGCTGGCCTGGCCTTCATCAGATTATTTCTTTCTCTATCAGGCCTCATCAAGTCGGCCTCAACCTTCAAAGCCCGGTCCAGCACGTCTCTGTAGCAGGTGAATAGGTGAGAAGATATTCAAGATCTGATCCTGTACCTCAGCCCCTGCTCAAATCAGCTTCCCTTACTTCTTTCATTgtccatgaactgggggcagAATCGACCAAGCTCGTTGAATTTGTTGGCATACTCTAAGATGGACATCTGATCGGGCTGTGTCAGTGCCAAAAATTCATCTTGTTTCATCTGGTTAACTAAGTCCGAAAAATACTGGGTGTAGAACAACCTCGTAAAGTCCATCCAAGTTATCCTACTGGTGGGATATGCTGGTTCCATGGTTGTCCACCAAAATTCAGCACTTCCTTTCAGCTGGGGAATGGCTAATCGGACCTTTGTTTCTTCAAAAAACTGGAGCGCTTGGAACATCTTCTCCATTTTCCGAACCCACGTCTCAGCTGCTATCGGGTCCGATCCTTCGTCAAATACTGGTGGGTTCAATCGTCTTAAATTTTCATAATAGGAGTTGGCTGGTTGTATGGTGGCCAACTgcatctgctgctgctgctggagtAACTGCATCATCAGCTGGTATACTCCAGCTAGATCTGTGTTGCCTGCCACAAAGCATGGCGTATCCGGGGAATCTGAGTGGTAGTTAGGATCTGGGGATGGTGCCCTCCTATCGTCTTCCATTTCTTACAATGGTTACCGCAACCAAAATTTAGGGTAAGATCAACATATCCTGATAAGTTATAACATTCTTAACCACCCATTAGTCCAAATTTTTACAGTTATGATCTTGTTAAACctagagctctgataccacgagatgtcacgccccgaacccagatCCGTGACACGGTCGTGTTATTGCTGACTACTGCCcataatagcacgcagcctcgtaCATGGTTAACAGGTAGTAAAAAGCAGTCAAACTTGCATATATCAAATTATGTGCATTACAACATACTGGTTGATATAAGGTAAAGAGATTCTACacagtttatgtacacaaaagtatattaatatcaccccaaaaataaagaagccatgttgcaaaagaaaaatgcttctaGCAGCTGTCACTGGTGGGGatctgaaaaaaatataaatgaacAGGCATGAGCTAcatggctcagtaagtaatcctacaTAATCTTGTCGAATCAACTAAAAATGCTAAATATGTTTTAGctaggtttgagaagctgacatgtataCTATCTAATAAATCATCATGATAAAATATTCATGCTGAGTAAATAAATCAGCGTCCTATATCAACAAGAATTTTTATAACATGCACATATAAAAACCGTGCCTCCGGCATGCCATGGTCATACCTTCATATGCTACTGTaaagtcattatcggccactggcggggccagctcaatTATTAAggggccactggcggggctggctcagtcattctcggtcCCTAGCAAGGCTGGCTaggttgcattcgatcagtagctcttaagagtcCGTAAACAATACTTCTTACAGGTAGTACCTCATGGATGCTACGGCAAATTCATTATcggtcactggcggggcctgctcagtttttagtcagccactggcggggccggcTCAGTCTTTATCGGCCACTGGTAAGGTCAGCTCAGTTGTATTCGACCCATAGCATTAAGAGCC includes:
- the LOC103698136 gene encoding uncharacterized protein LOC103698136, producing MEDDRRAPSPDPNYHSDSPDTPCFVAGNTDLAGVYQLMMQLLQQQQQMQLATIQPANSYYENLRRLNPPVFDEGSDPIAAETWVRKMEKMFQALQFFEETKVRLAIPQLKGSAEFWWTTMEPAYPTSRITWMDFTRLFYTQYFSDLVNQMKQDEFLALTQPDQMSILEYANKFNELGRFCPQFMDNERSKGS